Proteins encoded together in one Polaribacter reichenbachii window:
- the gltX gene encoding glutamate--tRNA ligase: protein MESNVRVRFAPSPTGPLHIGGVRTALYNYLFAKKHNGTFILRIEDTDQTRYVANAEQYIIDALKWCNIPFDEGPGKNEKFGPYRQSERKDLYKKYADTLLEKGRAYYAFDTPEELTAQRDFYASKGKMFIYNWQNRQEGKLVNSLVLSEEEVQKRINAGEKYVIRFKIPESEILYMQDEIRGRISIKTNTLDDKVLFKSDGMPTYHLANIVDDHLMEISHVIRGEEWLPSMPLHVLLYRAFDWEVPKFAHLPLILKPVGKGKLSKRDGDKLGFPVFPLEYTNEETGDVSRGYKEDGYFADAFINMLAFLGWNPGTQQEIFSLEELTQKFDFERVNKAGAKFNLDKTKWFQQQYMQTKDDAELANLFMPILEKKGINKNIEDVKKIVSTVKERAVFVDDFWGLATFFFETPQEYDSKSLKRSWKEGTTDLIKELIPVISQIEDFSSQNTEIEIKKWMTSKEIGYSKVMQPLRLCLVGKLAGPHLFDIVAMIGKEETILRLENAVENL, encoded by the coding sequence ATGGAATCTAATGTTCGTGTGCGTTTTGCACCAAGTCCTACTGGACCTTTACATATTGGAGGTGTAAGAACTGCCTTATATAATTATTTATTTGCCAAAAAACACAATGGTACTTTTATTTTAAGAATAGAAGACACAGACCAAACACGTTATGTTGCAAATGCAGAGCAATATATTATAGACGCTTTAAAATGGTGTAATATTCCTTTTGATGAAGGACCTGGAAAGAACGAAAAATTTGGACCATACAGACAATCTGAAAGAAAAGATCTTTACAAAAAATACGCTGATACTTTATTAGAAAAAGGTAGAGCTTACTATGCTTTTGATACTCCAGAAGAGTTAACTGCTCAAAGAGATTTTTATGCCTCTAAAGGAAAAATGTTTATCTATAACTGGCAAAATAGACAAGAAGGTAAACTAGTAAACTCTTTAGTATTATCTGAAGAAGAAGTACAAAAAAGAATTAATGCTGGTGAAAAATATGTAATTCGTTTTAAAATTCCTGAAAGTGAAATTTTGTATATGCAAGATGAAATTAGAGGAAGAATTAGTATTAAAACAAATACATTAGATGATAAAGTTTTATTTAAATCTGATGGAATGCCAACCTATCATTTAGCAAATATTGTTGATGATCATTTAATGGAAATTAGTCACGTAATTAGAGGTGAAGAATGGTTACCTTCTATGCCATTACACGTATTATTATACAGAGCTTTTGATTGGGAGGTTCCAAAATTTGCACATTTACCATTAATTTTAAAACCAGTTGGTAAAGGTAAATTAAGTAAAAGAGATGGAGATAAATTAGGTTTCCCTGTCTTTCCTTTAGAATACACCAATGAAGAAACAGGAGATGTTTCTAGAGGTTATAAAGAAGATGGTTATTTTGCTGATGCTTTTATAAATATGTTAGCTTTTTTAGGATGGAATCCTGGTACACAACAAGAAATTTTTTCTTTAGAAGAATTAACTCAAAAATTTGATTTTGAACGTGTTAATAAAGCTGGTGCAAAATTTAATCTTGATAAAACAAAGTGGTTTCAGCAACAATATATGCAAACCAAAGATGATGCAGAATTAGCAAATTTATTTATGCCTATTTTAGAAAAAAAAGGGATTAATAAAAATATAGAAGATGTTAAAAAAATAGTTTCTACTGTAAAAGAAAGAGCTGTTTTTGTTGATGATTTTTGGGGATTAGCTACTTTCTTTTTTGAAACACCACAAGAATATGATTCTAAATCTTTAAAGAGAAGTTGGAAAGAAGGTACTACAGACTTAATAAAAGAATTAATTCCTGTAATTTCTCAAATCGAAGATTTTTCATCTCAAAATACAGAAATAGAAATTAAAAAATGGATGACTAGTAAAGAGATTGGTTACAGCAAAGTAATGCAACCTTTACGTTTATGCTTAGTTGGTAAATTAGCAGGACCTCATTTATTCGATATTGTTGCAATGATTGGTAAAGAGGAAACTATTTTAAGATTAGAAAACGCAGTAGAAAATTTATAA
- a CDS encoding SGNH/GDSL hydrolase family protein yields MKGFRCFLLLLTISVFISCGKKVSENTLKLHNKKVLILGNSITQYGKYVDFLEYYLRKNYPKETLDIISIGLSSETVSGDSEKEHPFKRPHLHSRLKSALLKVQPDLVISCYGINDGIYAQKDSTRFNNYKTGIINLIKAVENSGSELILLTPTPFDKDPIKAKLSKENESQSYKNPYYNYDAVLKDYSDWLKSLNDIKVIDLHQYLNNELNIIKKIKTDSTFILDGIHPNTTGHFFMAKKIIKELYPKIVLKDAVSEIHQLKKDTLFKVITKRRKIRSKGWLDYIGYTRKIKVKTDNIEQTKEKVKELNSYITALLNK; encoded by the coding sequence ATGAAAGGTTTTAGGTGTTTTCTTTTACTTTTAACTATAAGTGTATTTATTTCTTGTGGTAAAAAAGTATCAGAAAACACTTTAAAACTTCATAATAAAAAAGTGCTAATTTTAGGTAATAGCATTACTCAATATGGTAAATATGTCGATTTTTTAGAATACTATCTGCGTAAAAATTATCCTAAAGAAACTCTAGATATTATTAGCATTGGCTTGTCTAGCGAAACAGTTTCTGGCGATTCTGAAAAAGAACATCCTTTTAAAAGACCTCATTTACATTCTAGATTAAAAAGTGCATTATTAAAAGTACAACCAGATTTAGTTATTTCTTGTTATGGTATAAATGATGGTATCTATGCTCAAAAAGATAGCACACGTTTTAACAATTATAAAACGGGTATTATCAACTTAATAAAAGCAGTAGAAAATTCAGGATCAGAATTAATTTTGCTAACTCCTACTCCATTTGATAAAGACCCTATCAAAGCAAAATTGTCTAAAGAAAACGAATCTCAATCTTATAAAAATCCATATTATAATTACGATGCTGTTTTAAAAGATTATTCAGATTGGCTTAAATCTTTAAATGATATTAAGGTTATTGATCTTCATCAATATTTAAATAACGAACTTAACATCATTAAAAAAATTAAAACAGATAGTACTTTTATTCTTGATGGAATTCATCCAAACACAACAGGACATTTTTTTATGGCTAAGAAAATTATCAAAGAACTATATCCTAAAATTGTTTTAAAGGATGCTGTTTCTGAAATTCATCAACTAAAAAAAGACACGCTTTTTAAAGTAATAACAAAAAGAAGAAAAATACGTTCTAAAGGATGGTTAGATTATATTGGTTACACCAGAAAAATTAAGGTTAAAACTGATAATATTGAACAAACTAAAGAAAAAGTAAAAGAATTAAATAGTTATATTACAGCACTATTAAATAAATAA
- a CDS encoding SPFH domain-containing protein, which produces MISIYPLIIVLIAVIIFASVFTVKQQTAAIVERFGKFNAIRQSGLRFKIPVFDRIAGRLSLKIQQLDVIIETKTLDDVFVKLKVSVQYKVIYDKVYDAFYKLDYPHDQITSYVFDVVRAEVPKMKLDDVFVKKDDIAIAVKSELNDAMSDYGFDIIKTLVTDIDPDAQVKESMNRINASEREKIAAQFEGDAQRILIVERAKAEAESKRLQGQGIADQRREIARGLEESVEVLNKVGINSQEASALIVVTQHYDTLQSIGQETNSNLILLPNSPQAGSQMLNDMVASFTASNQIGEAMKNAKPKKID; this is translated from the coding sequence ATGATATCTATATATCCTTTAATAATTGTATTAATTGCAGTTATAATTTTCGCTTCAGTTTTTACAGTTAAACAACAAACAGCTGCTATAGTAGAACGATTTGGTAAATTTAATGCCATCAGACAATCTGGTCTTAGATTTAAAATTCCTGTTTTTGACAGAATTGCAGGTAGATTGAGTTTAAAAATTCAGCAATTAGATGTAATTATAGAAACTAAAACTTTAGATGATGTATTTGTAAAACTTAAAGTATCAGTGCAATATAAAGTTATTTATGATAAGGTTTACGATGCTTTTTATAAGTTAGATTATCCTCATGATCAAATAACTTCTTATGTGTTTGATGTAGTTAGAGCAGAAGTACCAAAAATGAAATTAGATGATGTTTTTGTTAAAAAAGATGATATTGCCATTGCAGTTAAATCAGAATTAAATGATGCAATGTCTGATTATGGTTTTGATATTATTAAAACATTAGTTACAGATATAGATCCTGATGCGCAAGTAAAAGAATCTATGAACAGAATTAATGCTTCTGAACGTGAAAAAATTGCTGCACAATTTGAAGGTGATGCACAACGTATTTTAATTGTAGAACGTGCAAAAGCTGAGGCAGAAAGTAAACGTTTACAAGGACAAGGTATTGCAGACCAAAGACGTGAAATTGCACGTGGTTTAGAAGAGTCTGTAGAAGTTTTAAATAAAGTTGGTATTAATAGCCAGGAAGCTTCTGCATTAATCGTTGTAACGCAACATTATGATACTTTACAATCTATTGGTCAAGAAACGAATAGTAATTTAATCTTATTACCAAACTCGCCACAAGCTGGTAGCCAAATGTTAAATGATATGGTTGCAAGTTTTACAGCCAGTAATCAAATAGGTGAAGCTATGAAAAATGCAAAACCTAAAAAGATTGATTAA
- a CDS encoding LytTR family DNA-binding domain-containing protein has product MIKPIIKLFKRKLNLEAYITNKLALTALHGAFVFIFLNLFKPFNLDVLKETLFGYSLVMGSLTFIVPYLLLLILDKTNYKKLSVASFLIVLFCFLWIYSYILWFFSGVYKDEFNLLKLSFVLFYKYSSSLALISILFFVIVNEKVIRFKRKIRVFTKKEKSIIIYSENNKENISIAIADLIYITIAGNYASFFVNTSKGIKEIVLRNTLSKILNQIQGYPYIFKCHKSFIVNTKHIKSISGNAKGYFLISDKIDIKIPVSRSIKKKEIEKFIL; this is encoded by the coding sequence TTGATTAAACCAATTATAAAATTATTTAAAAGAAAGCTTAATCTAGAAGCCTATATTACTAACAAACTTGCATTAACTGCATTGCATGGGGCATTTGTTTTTATCTTTTTAAACTTATTTAAACCTTTTAATTTAGATGTTTTAAAAGAAACCTTATTTGGTTATAGTTTAGTAATGGGTTCTTTAACTTTTATAGTACCTTATTTACTTTTATTAATTTTAGATAAAACAAATTATAAAAAATTATCTGTAGCATCTTTTCTAATTGTACTCTTTTGTTTTCTATGGATTTACAGTTATATTTTGTGGTTTTTTAGTGGAGTTTATAAAGATGAATTTAATTTATTAAAGTTAAGTTTTGTATTATTTTATAAGTATTCCTCTAGTCTTGCACTTATTTCTATCTTATTTTTTGTTATTGTAAACGAAAAAGTAATTCGATTTAAAAGAAAGATACGTGTTTTTACTAAAAAAGAAAAAAGCATAATTATATATTCTGAGAACAATAAAGAAAATATAAGCATTGCAATAGCAGATTTAATTTACATAACAATTGCCGGTAATTATGCTAGCTTTTTTGTAAATACAAGTAAAGGAATAAAAGAAATTGTTTTGAGAAATACTTTATCTAAAATATTGAATCAAATACAAGGCTATCCATATATCTTTAAATGTCATAAATCTTTTATAGTTAATACCAAACATATTAAATCTATTTCTGGTAATGCAAAAGGTTATTTTTTAATTTCTGATAAAATAGATATTAAAATTCCTGTTTCTAGAAGTATTAAGAAAAAAGAAATCGAAAAATTTATACTTTAA
- a CDS encoding Sec-independent protein translocase subunit TatA/TatB, with amino-acid sequence MNTLNIYLLGMPSGGSWIIIAIAILLLFGGKKIPELMKGLGGGIKEFKKASKDEEKEEKLEEKK; translated from the coding sequence ATGAATACTTTAAATATATATTTATTAGGAATGCCAAGTGGTGGTTCTTGGATTATTATTGCAATTGCAATTTTATTATTGTTTGGTGGTAAAAAAATTCCTGAGTTAATGAAAGGTTTAGGTGGCGGAATTAAGGAGTTTAAAAAGGCTTCTAAAGACGAAGAAAAAGAAGAAAAATTAGAAGAAAAAAAGTAA